One region of Amphiprion ocellaris isolate individual 3 ecotype Okinawa chromosome 9, ASM2253959v1, whole genome shotgun sequence genomic DNA includes:
- the LOC111577053 gene encoding uncharacterized protein LOC111577053 isoform X4, with translation MATMTTEASAVSEADTEGKQKTSGAEPEPESKQKPEAAASDPEGEQSSKKAQEQASEPGPADVATSPEEEQLKPRTRTSAGKGLSRLFSNFLKRRSQCSEGEGFEAEKAREEKADKEEKADKAEEEKVEEVKSDDKEAKAEEEKTEVTEAKKKEEKVEEKEEKKKVEEKVEKKGSKKKKKEAKKKAEEKDEEKVTKEETKKKEETLKKKEEAKEEEKPTVEKEEKQETKEEEEEKKETAEVKDKGVEAGKKQEEKVDKKVAKKKEKEEKVKKKEEEKAKRKAEEEERIKKREEEKAKKKEEEKAREAEKAKKKEEEKVKKKEEEKAKEEKAKKEEEKAKEEKAKKKEEEKIKELKKKEEQKTKEEPKKKEEEKVKEEVKKKEKEEEKTEEKPKKEEEKGKKKGKNKGKKEEKEVKGSSEEQVKAPIAAPEPELKTEPEAEQAPDQHSDQHSVSSAEIQPAQEEGKGEAVIKKEPEVVEEVRKEDVEEKVEEPAEQQQEEEAAKGEEKATEQAKKEKPVKEKKTEKKTEEAKGSKRQKTMQCKVTLLDDTQFECELDKHAKGQELLTKVCDHVNLVEKDYFGLANWETPTNKTWLEPTKEIRKQVSGAVYEFTFNVKFYPPDPAQLTEDLTRYFLCLQLRKDIMRGVLPCSFVTLSLLGSYTAQSELGEYDPELHGSDYVKDLSLAPGQNKELEEKVMELHRTYRSMSPAQADMLFLENAKKLAMYGVDLHQAKDLDGVDITLGVCSSGLMVYKDKLRINRFPWPKVLKISYKRSSFFIKIRPSEQEQYESTIGFKLPNYKASKKLWKVCVEHHTFFRVSTVEPPSSRRFLVLGSKFRYSGRTQAQTRQASSMIDRPAPRFTRSASKRLSRNLDGAGDETLQFLQQLSSPIRSEEDDWSLVIASDKPQPSLDFSARGESEQAFTQSWEEGQSVRTVTVTWQSSDTGNMASETQTVSQPWQELATDGQQQRRKEDEWSELLHGHPPFPFVPPFDLVKQPAKLSLVKMSSMDRLLQPALTQQDDWFLYFDRMFRLSSTERVEKPTLSPVAQLQEEEQIMYVTEQELITQEVTERMQETVILADKMKEAVVLEGKLREVRNLEERLEVMDEMAVKLRLAIEKELGKEEVEKLMQEEREMEQEQQMQTKRVTQTLVRKSVRKTETKEGEVDELEDQIKEVFLKGLLDEEAEEAVVRQESVEEVTGDENLLDDSMREKLRQIEKEWQDEVEEKFGSPDVVGTTSVVSFQKVECKTVRKVTIVEDGEQQDVQVQSGETSEERLEKQDLWRKTDLVVERTLKEATERLQAPEFEDLWFILFDRPPYKAVFKPPVVPTVQRAQVDEGEYFTSETEIKTLEAKTEIIIEEKQIEEEVSHVPEIQQPQSVTERVDDWFVLLDVIPKETPYVPPVVSKDRAKIDDESFISVAATVEVEVSKEVVVEERKMIEETPRYLQETPAEPVAIRDDDWFVLLDVLPREATYVPPVVVAKQVSPEDRVSLIEVSAVQQREKRVAIVVTEAEIQQKLSEKQVVAPLQSVKEREDDWFVLLDVPIRESAFEPPVTVSEYVELYERESISTAVESTREVVIQETVVQKKDIKPPKQVIPEQQIFQPVVEREDDWFLLLDVVSKETSYVPPVSVPLPTKIYPVISTEVKRIEQKVQTDIDQIRPQVSQPLPDRDDDWFVLFDAVREKAVIVPTVTPVKIILDVKKAFEAEVTTTETRTWKKTIIGMDSRQDEARLSEIRPSQIAPLSERQGGDNWFILFDMIREKPVVMPPVTVVRRVVDVVTPAEPKPKFIMEDVRPSVKLVEVKPQESRKVDDDWFVLLDVAAKLPVAVDEHVRMYPEVQPAKKIAVREQRVQQRVTIVKEVWQQEYEIQQKPHPAVREVEDDWFVLLDVAPKKSVAVAERIQFPAAVRAPAAVATKRITISETRPQFEKRILEERRPVTRTHVSDDWFVLLDVGLKESVVSTQRGTRPVSAPVFSHAALMEAGIPMATLDQPQTSTPIKTSMEERKLEVTVEAVEPSKIEAEVKPAVWRDQRGSSLISAVNGDIQHEMTSSEVVRMRKKRAKKIEGDSIYIRHSLLMLEEFDKPQEDLLRHHASISELKRNFMEAVPETRPSEWDKRLSTHSPFRTLGINGQPLPSADGPPLVQTQTVTITAASNLLSSGISTTEVPIVPTKTFTYESSKVTVDGTDEDKDGTSESQTITSETTSGTTVTTTTTHISKVVKSGSSETRVEKRIVITADSDIDQDKGKHGGASAL, from the exons A TGGCTACCATGACAACAGAGGCAAGCGCGGTGAGCGAGGCGGACACTGAGGGCAAGCAGAAGACCAGCGGCGCCGAACCCGAACCGGAGAGCAAGCAGAAGCCGGAGGCGGCGGCGTCCGATCCGGAGGGGGAGCAGTCGAGCAAGAAGGCCCAGGAGCAGGCCTCCGAGCCTGGACCCGCAGACGTCGCTACCTCCCCCGAGGAGGAGCAGCTGAAGCCTCGCACCAGAACCTCCGCCGGAAAGGGCCTGTCCCGGCTCTTCTCCAATTTCCTCAAGCGCCGCTCGCAGTGCTCCGAGGGAGAGGGCTTCGAGGCGGAGAAAGCCAGAGAGGAAAAGGCGGACAAAGAGGAAAAAGCTGACAAAGCAGAGGAAGAGAAGGTGGAAGAGGTGAAAAGTGACGACAAGGAGGCTAAAGCTGAGGAGGAAAAAACCGAGGTCACGGAAgcgaagaagaaagaagaaaaagtagaagaaaaagaggaaaaaaagaaagtggaaGAAAAGGTTGAGAAGAAaggaagtaaaaagaaaaagaaagaagccaAGAAGAAAGCAGAGGAGAAGGATGAGGAGAAAGTGACCAAGGAGGAGAcgaaaaagaaggaggagacgttgaaaaagaaagaggaagcaaaagaggaggagaagccgACTgtagagaaggaggaaaaacaggagacaaaagaagaagaagaagaaaagaaggagacTGCTGAAGTTAAAGACAAGGGGGTGGAGGCTGGAaagaaacaggaggaaaaagTTGACAAGAAGGTggcaaagaagaaagaaaaagaggaaaaggtgaagaagaaggaggaggagaaggcgaaaaggaaagcagaggaagaggagaggataAAAAAGCGAGAAGAAGAGAAAgcaaagaagaaggaggaagaaaaagccAGAGAGGCCGAAAAAgcgaagaagaaagaggaggaaaaggtgaaaaagaaggaggaggagaaggcgaaagaggaaaaggcaaaaaaggaggaggagaaggcgaaagaggaaaaggcaaaaaagaaggaagaggagaaaataaaggagttgaaaaagaaagaagagcagAAAACGAAAGAGGAGcccaaaaagaaagaagaggagaaggtgAAGGAAGaggtgaagaagaaggaaaaggaggaggagaagacggAAGAAAAACcgaagaaggaagaggagaaagggaagaaaaagggtaaaaacaaaggaaagaaggaggagaaggaggtgaaAGGATCGAGTGAGGAGCAGGTGAAAGCGCCGATCGCTGCTCCGGAGCCTGAGCTGAAAACTGAACCTGAAGCTGAACAGGCTCCAGATCAGCACTCAGATCAGCACTCGGTGAGCAGCGCAGAGATACAG CCAGCTcaagaggagggaaaaggagaAGCTGTGATAAAGAAGGAGCCTGAAGTGGTGGAAGAAGTGAGAAAGGAAGACGTGGAGGAGAAAGTGGAAGAACcggcagagcagcagcaggaggaggaagcagcaaaaggagaggaaaaggcaaCAGAGCAGGCGAAGAAAGAGAAGCCCGTGAAAGAGAAGAAGACGGAAAAGAAGACGGAAGAGGCTAAAGGCTCGAAACGTCAGAAAACCATGCAATGCAAAGTCACCTTACTGGACGACACTCAGTTTGAGTGCGAGCTTGAT AAACATGCTAAAGGCCAAGAACTCCTCACAAAGGTGTGCGACCATGTCAACCTGGTGGAGAAGGATTACTTTGGCCTTGCAAACTGGGAAACTCCAACCAACAAG ACGTGGTTGGAACCCACCAAAGAGATCCGGAAACAGGTTTCAGGTGCTGTCTATGAGTTTACATTCAACGTCAAGTTCTACCCTCCAGATCCAGCACAGCTCACTGAAGACCTCACCAG GTACTTTCTCTGTCTCCAGCTGAGGAAGGACATCATGCGAGGTGTTCTCCCCTGTTCCTTCGTCACGCTGTCCCTGCTGGGCTCCTACACGGCCCAGTCAGAGCTAGGGGAATACGACCCAGAGCTCCATGGATCGGACTACGTAAAAGACCTGAGCCTGGCCCCCGGACAAAACAAGGAGCTGGAGGAAAAAGTGATGGAGCTGCACCGCACATACAG GTCAATGAGCCCAGCACAAGCAGATATGTTGTTTCTTGAAAATGCCAAGAAACTTGCCATGTATGGAGTTGACCTGCACCAAGCCAAG GATCTTGATGGTGTTGACATCACGTTGGGGGTTTGCTCCAGCGGTTTGATGGTTTACAAGGACAAGCTGAGGATCAACCGTTTCCCTTGGCCCAAAGTGCTCAAGATCTCGTACAAACGGAGTAGCTTCTTCATCAAAATCAGGCCGTCGGAG CAAGAACAGTATGAAAGCACCATCGGCTTCAAGCTGCCCAACTACAAAGCCTCGAAGAAGCTGTGGAAAGTCTGCGTCGAGCATCACACCTTCTTCAG GGTTTCGACAGTGGAGCCTCCCTCATCGCGTCGCTTCCTCGTCTTGGGCTCCAAGTTCCGGTACAGCGGTCGCACTCAGGCCCAGACCCGCCAGGCGAGCTCCATGATCGACCGCCCGGCTCCTCGCTTCACACGTTCCGCGAGCAAGAGGCTGTCTCGTAACCTGGACGGAG CTGGAGATGAGACTCTCCAGTTTCTGCAACAACTTTCATCCCCGATCAGGTCTGAGGAGGATGATTGGTCGCTAGTGATAGCGTCGGACAAACCGCAGCCTTCTCTTGATTTCTCAG CCAGAGGGGAGTCTGAGCAGGCTTTCACTCAGTCCTGGGAGGAGGGGCAGTCGGTTCGCACAGTCACAGTAACCTGGCAGAGCTCTGACACTGGGAACATGGCCTCTGAAACCCAGACAGTCAGTCAGCCATGGCAGGAGCTGGCAACTGAtgggcagcagcagaggagaaaggAAGATGAGTGGTCTGAGCTTCTGCACGGACATCCTCCGTTTCCATTTGTCCCTCCCTTTGATTTAGTGAAACAGCCAG CTAAACTCAGCTTGGTAAAAATGAGCTCTATGGACCGACTGTTGCAACCTGCACTGACACAGCAAGATGACTGGTTCCTGTACTTTGACCGAATGTTCCGTTTATCTTCCACTGAGCGCGTTGAAAAACCTACAT TGTCTCCTGTAGCCCAGCtccaggaggaggagcagatcATGTATGTGACAGAACAGGAGCTGATCACTCAGGAGGTCACTGAGAGGATGCAGGAAACTGTGATCTTGGCAGACAAGATGAAAGAGGCAGTAGTTTTGGAAGGGAAGCTGAGAGAAGTGAGGAACTTGGAGGAAAGGCTTGAAGTAATGGATGAGATGGCAGTGAAACTTCGGCTAGCAATAGAGAAAGAATTGGGGAAGGAAGAGGTAGAAAAGTTAATGcaagaagagagagaaatggagCAGGAGCAACAAATGCAAACCAAACGTGTAACACAAACTCTGGTGAGGAAATCTGTGAGGAAGACGGAGACAAAAGAGGGTGAGGTGGATGAACTGGAAGATCAAATAAAGGAGGTGTTTTTAAAAGGCCTGTTGGATGAAGAGGCGGAGGAGGCTGTGGTGAGGCAGGAGAGCGTAGAAGAGGTGACGGGAGACGAGAATCTGTTAGATGATAGCATGAGAGAGAAGCTACGCCAGATAGAAAAGGAATGGCAAGATGAGGTGGAGGAGAAGTTCGGCTCTCCAGATGTTGTCGGCACAACTTCAGTAGTGTCGTTCCAGAAGGTGGAGTGTAAAACTGTGAGGAAGGTGACTATTGTAGAAGATGGAGAGCAGCAAGATGTGCAGGTGCAGTCTGGCGAAACTTCAGAGGAGAGGTTAGAAAAGCAGGACTTATGGCGTAAGACAGACTTAGTAGTGGAGAGGACACTGAAAGAGGCTACAGAGAGGCTTCAGGCTCCAGAATTTGAAGATTTGTGGTTCATTCTTTTTGACCGTCCTCCATACAAGGCTGTTTTCAAACCACCAG TAGTTCCCACCGTGCAGCGAGCTCAGGTGGATGAAGGCGAGTACTTCACTTCAGAGACTGAGATTAAAACACTTGAGGCCAAAACTGAAATTATAATAGAGGAGAAGCAAATAGAAGAGGAAGTGTCGCATGTACCAGAGATCCAACAACCACAGAGCGTCACAGAAAGGGTGGATGATTGGTTTGTGCTGCTGGATGTTATACCCAAAGAAACACCTTATGTACCACCAG TTGTATCGAAGGATAGAGCCAAGATAGACGACGAAAGTTTTATCTCTGTGGCTGCAACTGTGGAAGTTGAAGTGAGTAAAGAAGTAGTAGTTGAAGAGAGAAAGATGATAGAAGAGACCCCAAGATATCTACAAGAAACCCCAGCAGAGCCAGTGGCAATCAGAGATGATGACTGGTTTGTGTTACTGGATGTTCTTCCCAGAGAAGCAACATACGTACCACCAG TTGTTGTTGCAAAGCAGGTGTCTCCAGAAGATCGTGTCTCTCTGATTGAAGTATCAGCTGttcagcagagagaaaaacGAGTGGCGATTGTAGTTACAGAAGCTGAAATACAGCAAAAGCTGAGTGAAAAACAAGTTGTAGCTCCGCTGCAaagtgtgaaagagagagaagatgacTGGTTTGTGCTGCTGGATGTTCCTATTAGAGAATCAGCATTTGAGCCTCCAG ttACCGTTTCTGAGTATGTTGAGCTTTATGAAAGAGAAAGCATCTCTACAGCGGTAGAGTCCACGAGGGAGGTTGTTATCCAAGAGACTGTGGTGCAGAAAAAGGACATAAAGCCTCCCAAGCAAGTTATTCCAGAGCAGCAAATATTCCAGCCAGTGGTAGAGAGAGAGGATGAttggtttctgctgctggatgTTGTTTCCAAAGAGACTTCCTATGTGCCTCCAG TTTCTGTGCCGCTACCAACTAAAATCTATCCAGTTATTTCAACTGAAGTAAAAAGAATAGAGCAGAAGGTTCAGACTGACATTGACCAGATAAGACCGCAGGTTTCCCAGCCACTTCCAGACAGAGATGATGActggtttgttctgtttgatgCTGTTCGTGAAAAGGCAGTCATAGTACCAACAG TTACTCCAGTTAAGATTATTCTGGATGTGAAGAAGGCCTTTGAGGCTGAGGTGACAACCACAGAGACTAGAACGTGGAAGAAGACAATAATTGGTATGGACAGCAGGCAGGACGAGGCACGTCTGTCTGAAATTAGACCGAGCCAAATTGCACCACTATCAGAGAGACAAGGAGGAGATAATTGGTTTATCCTGTTCGACATGATCCGCGAAAAGCCTGTTGTCATGCCACCAG TCACTGTGGTTAGACGTGTTGTTGATGTCGTGACGCCTGCTGAACCGAAACCAAAATTTATCATGGAAGATGTGAGGCCGTCTGTGAAGCTGGTGGAAGTGAAACCACAAGAGTCAAGAAAAGTGGATGATGACTGGTTTGTGCTGCTGGATGTTGCAGCTAAACTTCCAG TGGCTGTGGACGAACATGTCCGAATGTATCCTGAAGTGCAACCAGCTAAAAAGATTGCAGTCAGAGAGCAAAGGGTACAACAGAGAGTCACTATAGTGAAGGAGGTATGGCAGCAGGAGTATGAAATACAGCAGAAACCACATCCAGCAGTGAGAGAGGTGGAGGATGACTGGTTTGTTCTTCTGGATGTGGCTCCTAAGAAATCAG TTGCTGTCGCAGAGCGTATCCAGTTCCCAGCAGCGGTCAGAGCTCCGGCTGCTGTGGCCACAAAGAGGATTACTATTTCTGAGACGAGACCGCAGTTTGAGAAACGGATCCTGGAGGAAAGACGGCCTGTCACACGTACACATGTCAGTGATGATTGGTTTGTTCTGCTAGATGTTGGCCTCAAAGAGTCAG TTGTGAGCACACAGCGGGGCACTCGTCCCGTCAGCGCTCCGGTCTTCTCCCATGCTGCCCTGATGGAGGCAGGCATCCCCATGGCAACTCTGGATCAGCCTCAGACCTCCACCCCAATCAAAACCAGCATGGAGGAGAGGAAACTGGAAGTCACCGTAGAAGCTGTGGAGCCTTCAAAGATCGAAGCTGAGGTCAAG CCAGCAGTGTGGAGGGACCAGAGAGGCTCTTCACTGATATCCGCCGTCAATGGGGACATTCAG CACGAGATGACGAGCTCGGAGGTGGTGCGAATGCGAAAG aaaagaGCTAAGAAAATTGAGGGTGACTCAATTTATATCAGACATAGCCTTTTAATGTTGGAG GAGTTCGATAAGCCTCAGGAGGACCTGCTCAGGCATCACGCCAGCATCAGTGAGCTGAAGAGGAACTTCATGGAGGCCGTCCCGGAGACAAGGCCGAGCGAGTGGGATAAGCGTCTGTCCACGCACTCCCCGTTCCGCACTCTGGGCATCAATGGCCAGCCTCTGCCCAGTGCAGACGGG